In the genome of Pseudomonas bubulae, one region contains:
- a CDS encoding ABC transporter permease → MEWEVILKWLPKLMQGATLTLELTAISVIAGLIVAIPLGIARSSKLWYVRSLPYAYIFFFRGTPLLIQLFLVYYGLAQFDVVRDSALWPYLRSPFWCAIITMTLHTAAYIAEILRGAIQAIPPGEIEAARALGMSRFKTLVHIVLPRAARIGLPAYSNEVILMLKASSLASTVTLLELTGMTRTIIARNYQTVDMFLAAGAIYLVMSFVLIQGFKLLERWLRVDACQGR, encoded by the coding sequence ATGGAGTGGGAAGTAATCCTCAAGTGGCTGCCCAAGCTGATGCAGGGTGCGACCCTGACCCTGGAGCTGACCGCCATCTCGGTGATCGCCGGTCTGATCGTGGCCATCCCGTTGGGCATCGCCCGCTCATCCAAGCTCTGGTATGTGCGCTCACTGCCCTACGCCTACATCTTTTTCTTCCGTGGCACGCCGTTGCTGATCCAGCTGTTTCTGGTCTATTACGGCCTGGCGCAGTTCGATGTGGTGCGTGACAGCGCGTTGTGGCCGTACCTGCGCAGCCCGTTCTGGTGCGCGATCATCACCATGACCCTGCACACCGCTGCCTACATAGCCGAGATCCTGCGCGGCGCGATCCAGGCCATCCCGCCAGGTGAAATCGAGGCAGCACGGGCCCTGGGCATGTCGCGTTTCAAGACCCTGGTGCATATCGTCCTGCCACGCGCTGCACGCATCGGTCTGCCGGCCTACAGCAACGAAGTGATCCTGATGCTCAAAGCCAGCTCGCTGGCGAGTACCGTGACCCTGCTGGAACTGACCGGCATGACCCGCACCATCATTGCCCGCAACTACCAGACCGTGGACATGTTCCTGGCTGCCGGGGCAATTTACCTGGTCATGTCGTTTGTGCTGATCCAGGGCTTCAAACTGCTGGAGCGCTGGTTGCGCGTCGATGCCTGTCAAGGGCGCTGA
- a CDS encoding ABC transporter ATP-binding protein, which translates to MALATPALEIRNLHKRYGELEVLKGISLTARDGDVISILGSSGSGKSTLLRCINLLENPHEGQIVVAGEELKLKKAKNGELIAADGKQINRMRSELGFVFQNFNLWPHMTILDNIIEAPRRVLGQSKAEAIEVAEALLAKVGIAEKRHAYPSELSGGQQQRAAIARTLAMQPKVILFDEPTSALDPEMVQEVLSVIRALAEEGRTMLLVTHEMGFARQVSTEVVFLHQGLIEEQGSPEQVFDNPVSARCKQFMSSNR; encoded by the coding sequence ATGGCTTTGGCCACGCCCGCGCTTGAAATCCGCAACTTGCACAAACGCTACGGCGAGCTTGAGGTACTCAAGGGTATCTCGCTGACCGCACGCGACGGCGACGTGATCTCGATCCTGGGTTCTTCCGGTTCCGGCAAGTCCACTCTGCTGCGCTGCATCAACCTTCTGGAAAACCCCCACGAAGGCCAGATCGTGGTCGCCGGGGAAGAGCTCAAACTCAAGAAAGCCAAAAATGGCGAACTGATCGCGGCCGACGGCAAGCAGATCAACCGCATGCGCAGCGAACTGGGTTTTGTGTTTCAAAACTTTAACCTGTGGCCGCACATGACCATCCTCGACAACATTATCGAGGCGCCACGTCGCGTACTGGGGCAAAGCAAGGCCGAGGCCATCGAAGTGGCCGAAGCATTGCTGGCCAAAGTCGGCATTGCCGAAAAACGCCATGCCTATCCGTCCGAATTGTCCGGTGGCCAGCAGCAACGCGCAGCGATTGCCCGCACCCTGGCCATGCAGCCCAAAGTGATTCTGTTCGATGAACCGACATCGGCACTTGACCCGGAAATGGTTCAAGAAGTACTTAGTGTGATCCGCGCACTCGCCGAAGAAGGTCGCACTATGCTGTTGGTCACCCACGAAATGGGCTTTGCCCGTCAGGTGTCCACCGAAGTAGTGTTTTTGCACCAGGGCCTGATCGAAGAGCAAGGGTCGCCAGAACAGGTGTTCGACAACCCGGTTTCGGCGCGCTGTAAACAATTCATGTCCAGCAACCGCTAA
- a CDS encoding ABC transporter permease has translation MTIDLYGFGPALAAGALMTVKLALTALCLGLVLGLLGALAKTSPFKPLRWLGGAYSTLVRGVPELLWVLLIYFGSVNLVRTIGEYIGMPDLTLSAFAAGVLALGLCFGAYATEVFRGAILAIPKGHREAGMALGLSKPRIFTKLVLPQMWRIALPGLGNLFMILMKDTALVSVIGLEEIMRQAQNAVTFAKHPFTFYMVAAVMYLGLTVLAMGTMHVLEKRAARGFVRRT, from the coding sequence ATGACTATCGATTTATACGGATTCGGCCCGGCGCTTGCCGCTGGCGCGCTGATGACCGTCAAACTGGCACTTACCGCGCTGTGTCTGGGCCTGGTGCTCGGATTGCTCGGTGCCTTGGCCAAGACCTCCCCCTTCAAACCGCTTAGATGGTTGGGCGGCGCCTATTCGACCCTGGTTCGCGGCGTGCCCGAACTGCTCTGGGTGTTGCTGATCTACTTTGGCAGCGTGAACCTGGTGCGCACCATCGGCGAATACATCGGCATGCCCGATCTCACCCTCAGCGCCTTTGCGGCGGGTGTACTCGCGCTGGGCCTGTGCTTTGGTGCCTATGCCACCGAAGTGTTCCGCGGTGCCATCCTGGCCATTCCCAAGGGCCACCGCGAAGCGGGCATGGCACTGGGCCTGTCCAAACCGCGGATTTTCACCAAGCTGGTGCTGCCGCAAATGTGGCGTATTGCCCTGCCCGGCCTGGGTAACCTGTTCATGATCCTGATGAAGGACACCGCGCTGGTGTCGGTCATCGGCCTTGAAGAAATCATGCGTCAGGCGCAAAACGCCGTGACCTTCGCCAAACACCCGTTCACCTTCTACATGGTGGCAGCCGTGATGTACCTGGGCCTTACCGTACTGGCCATGGGCACCATGCACGTGCTTGAAAAACGCGCAGCGCGCGGCTTCGTGAGGAGGACGTAA
- a CDS encoding methyltransferase, with translation MPVKGADLLARFEALDGFLQNHQHLWRPRPFTQLNVPWEAQHPELAQWLRQRSLQDAEASHNHPQHLPAPAPFPELAATSLALSAVPRLAAQTLAPANPRLQVDVPGRKWQQIEAFAQSLTFAQAPTHWLDWCAGKGHLGRRLLSAGQQLTCLEYDPALIESGQHLSQRHQLAARHVQQDVFAEAAARQLTPQMTPVALHACGDLHVRLLQLASAAGCAQLAVSPCCYNRIGGSHYQALSTAAKASSLQLSLEDLSLPMSETVTAGTRVRLQRDQSMARRLGFDLWQRQRRQCDEYLSTPSLPSSWLNKPFAEYCSDLAALKNLSTSGEEDWPALEAAGWERLGQVRNLELVRGLFRRPLELWLVLDRALYLEENGYAVQVGEFCDSQLTPRNLMVLAQRCG, from the coding sequence ATGCCTGTCAAGGGCGCTGACCTGCTTGCCCGCTTCGAGGCGCTGGACGGGTTTCTGCAAAACCACCAGCACCTCTGGCGCCCACGGCCCTTCACTCAGTTGAACGTGCCGTGGGAAGCGCAACACCCGGAACTGGCGCAGTGGTTGCGCCAGCGTTCGCTGCAAGACGCCGAAGCCAGCCACAACCACCCCCAACACCTGCCCGCCCCTGCGCCGTTCCCTGAACTGGCGGCGACTTCCCTTGCCCTGAGCGCAGTGCCACGACTAGCGGCCCAAACCCTTGCGCCTGCAAACCCGCGCTTACAAGTGGATGTACCCGGGCGCAAATGGCAACAGATCGAGGCCTTCGCCCAGAGCCTTACTTTTGCACAAGCGCCAACCCACTGGCTGGACTGGTGTGCGGGCAAGGGGCATTTGGGGCGCCGGCTGTTAAGTGCCGGGCAACAACTGACGTGCCTGGAATATGATCCGGCATTGATCGAATCCGGCCAACACCTGAGCCAGCGTCATCAACTGGCGGCCCGTCATGTTCAGCAAGATGTGTTCGCTGAAGCAGCAGCCCGGCAGCTCACACCCCAAATGACACCCGTGGCGCTGCACGCCTGCGGCGATTTGCATGTGCGCCTGCTGCAACTGGCCAGCGCGGCGGGTTGTGCACAACTTGCCGTGTCCCCCTGCTGCTACAACCGCATCGGCGGGTCGCACTATCAAGCGTTATCCACAGCCGCCAAGGCATCTTCCCTGCAACTGTCACTGGAGGACCTGAGCCTGCCCATGAGCGAAACCGTGACCGCCGGCACCCGCGTGCGCCTTCAGCGTGACCAGTCGATGGCACGGCGCTTGGGTTTTGATCTGTGGCAGCGCCAGCGCCGTCAGTGTGATGAGTACTTATCCACACCCTCGCTGCCCAGCAGTTGGCTGAACAAGCCGTTTGCCGAGTACTGCTCGGACTTGGCGGCGCTGAAGAACTTATCCACAAGTGGCGAAGAAGACTGGCCGGCGCTGGAAGCCGCAGGCTGGGAGAGGTTGGGGCAGGTGCGCAACCTGGAATTGGTGCGCGGGCTGTTTCGCCGCCCGCTGGAGCTGTGGTTGGTGCTCGATCGGGCGCTCTACCTGGAGGAGAACGGCTATGCAGTGCAGGTTGGCGAGTTCTGCGACAGCCAGCTGACGCCGCGCAATTTGATGGTGCTTGCGCAGCGCTGTGGATAA
- a CDS encoding ABC transporter substrate-binding protein, with amino-acid sequence MQNYKKLLMAAAATLVFSANALAADKYKVGIEGAYPPFNNKNASGEVVGFDPDIAMALCAKMKAECEIVTSDWDGIIPALNAKKYDFIVSSLSITDERKQAVDFTDPYYSNKQQFIAPKKVDFKTDLASLKGKALGTQRSTQAATWLDDNLGTDATISLYDTQENAYLDLTSGRVDALLADKYANYDWLKSPAGQAYEFKGEPVNEDDKVGIALRKGDNELRAKLNLALKQIVEDGTYKKINDKYFPFSIY; translated from the coding sequence ATGCAGAACTATAAAAAGCTTCTCATGGCCGCTGCCGCCACACTGGTTTTCAGCGCCAACGCCTTGGCTGCAGACAAGTACAAAGTCGGCATTGAGGGCGCTTACCCACCGTTCAACAACAAGAACGCCAGTGGTGAAGTCGTGGGCTTCGACCCGGATATCGCCATGGCCCTGTGCGCCAAGATGAAAGCCGAGTGTGAAATCGTCACCTCCGACTGGGACGGCATCATCCCGGCACTGAACGCCAAAAAGTACGATTTCATCGTGTCGTCGCTGTCGATCACTGACGAACGCAAGCAGGCGGTGGACTTCACCGACCCGTACTACTCCAACAAGCAGCAGTTCATCGCGCCGAAAAAAGTCGACTTCAAAACCGATCTCGCGTCCCTCAAGGGCAAGGCCCTGGGCACCCAGCGTTCAACCCAGGCTGCGACCTGGCTGGATGACAACCTGGGTACCGACGCCACCATCTCCCTGTACGACACTCAGGAAAACGCCTACCTCGACCTGACTTCGGGCCGTGTAGACGCGCTTCTGGCTGACAAGTACGCCAACTACGACTGGCTGAAAAGCCCGGCTGGCCAGGCATACGAGTTCAAGGGTGAACCGGTCAACGAAGACGACAAGGTCGGCATCGCCCTGCGCAAAGGCGACAACGAACTGCGTGCCAAGCTGAACCTGGCCCTCAAGCAAATCGTTGAAGACGGCACGTACAAGAAGATCAACGACAAGTACTTCCCGTTCAGCATCTACTGA